From Quercus lobata isolate SW786 chromosome 1, ValleyOak3.0 Primary Assembly, whole genome shotgun sequence, one genomic window encodes:
- the LOC115982968 gene encoding uncharacterized protein LOC115982968 isoform X1: MLQKMLNQEENMHEVLEHILNQHNGSAVSIPNFLPPKIKQLLAELAMVEGEILRLEGQISELQKSLKLEHEVTKESKSKQWKHGTLSNRVGRSSPTTNTNHINKVGNETMAYETKALHFISKAIKGDYNLNNFTIAEKLGNSRGFADQKENLLHEAVKFQDKIPRKSGMLKPSSPLREPRHPSPKWLVLLPVVLTLIATNNNDTKIVDAIADLCYTKWALEAFVIANAKRYSGAWLITRCGSLMTSGYDLNHWYRCLAFLILTGILFRAIAFFFMVTFQKK; encoded by the exons ATGCTTCAAAAAATGTTGAATCAAGAAGAAAATATGCATGAGGTTTTGGAGCATATCCTTAATCAACATAATGGTTCTGCTGTCAGCATACCGAACTTCCTTCCTCCTAAG ATAAAGCAGCTGTTGGCAGAATTAGCCATGGTTGAGGGTGAGATACTTAGACTTGAAGGCCAAATAAGCGAACTTCAAAAGAGTTTGAAACTTGAGCACGAGGTCACCAAGGAATCAAAGTCCAAACAATGGAAACATGGAACTCTAAGCAACCGTGTAGGTCGTTCATCACcaacaacaaacacaaaccacaTTAACAAAGTTGGTAATGAAACGATGGCCTATGAGACCAAAGCATTGCATTTCATAAGTAAAGCTATAAAAGGCGATTACAATCTCAATAATTTCACTATAGCAGAGAAATTGGGAAATTCAAGAGGATTTGCTGATCAAAAGGAAAATCTTCTCCATGAGGCTGTTAAATTTCAGGACAAGATTCCAAGAAAAAGTGGGATGCTGAAGCCATCCTCACCCTTGCGTGAACCACGACATCCATCACCCAAG TGGTTAGTGCTTCTTCCAGTTGTTTTGACTCTCATAGCAACCAATAATAATGATACCAAAATTGTGGATGCTATTGCTGACTTATGCTACACAAAGTGGGCTTTGGAAGCATTTGTAATAGCAAATGCAAAAAG ATATTCTGGAGCGTGGCTAATAACACGCTGTGGTTCACTTATGACAAGTGGCTATGATCTCAATCATTGGTATCGTTGTTTGGCCTTCCTCATCCTTACTGGAATACTATTTCGCGCTATTGCATTCTTTTTTATGGTAACCTTCCAAAAGAAGTAA
- the LOC115982968 gene encoding uncharacterized protein LOC115982968 isoform X2, translating to MLQKMLNQEENMHEVLEHILNQHNGSAVSIPNFLPPKIKQLLAELAMVEGEILRLEGQISELQKSLKLEHEVTKESKSKQWKHGTLSNRVGRSSPTTNTNHINKVAEKLGNSRGFADQKENLLHEAVKFQDKIPRKSGMLKPSSPLREPRHPSPKWLVLLPVVLTLIATNNNDTKIVDAIADLCYTKWALEAFVIANAKRYSGAWLITRCGSLMTSGYDLNHWYRCLAFLILTGILFRAIAFFFMVTFQKK from the exons ATGCTTCAAAAAATGTTGAATCAAGAAGAAAATATGCATGAGGTTTTGGAGCATATCCTTAATCAACATAATGGTTCTGCTGTCAGCATACCGAACTTCCTTCCTCCTAAG ATAAAGCAGCTGTTGGCAGAATTAGCCATGGTTGAGGGTGAGATACTTAGACTTGAAGGCCAAATAAGCGAACTTCAAAAGAGTTTGAAACTTGAGCACGAGGTCACCAAGGAATCAAAGTCCAAACAATGGAAACATGGAACTCTAAGCAACCGTGTAGGTCGTTCATCACcaacaacaaacacaaaccacaTTAACAAAGTTG CAGAGAAATTGGGAAATTCAAGAGGATTTGCTGATCAAAAGGAAAATCTTCTCCATGAGGCTGTTAAATTTCAGGACAAGATTCCAAGAAAAAGTGGGATGCTGAAGCCATCCTCACCCTTGCGTGAACCACGACATCCATCACCCAAG TGGTTAGTGCTTCTTCCAGTTGTTTTGACTCTCATAGCAACCAATAATAATGATACCAAAATTGTGGATGCTATTGCTGACTTATGCTACACAAAGTGGGCTTTGGAAGCATTTGTAATAGCAAATGCAAAAAG ATATTCTGGAGCGTGGCTAATAACACGCTGTGGTTCACTTATGACAAGTGGCTATGATCTCAATCATTGGTATCGTTGTTTGGCCTTCCTCATCCTTACTGGAATACTATTTCGCGCTATTGCATTCTTTTTTATGGTAACCTTCCAAAAGAAGTAA
- the LOC115982968 gene encoding uncharacterized protein LOC115982968 isoform X3: protein MLQKMLNQEENMHEVLEHILNQHNGSAVSIPNFLPPKIKQLLAELAMVEGEILRLEGQISELQKSLKLEHEVTKESKSKQWKHGTLSNRVGRSSPTTNTNHINKVEKLGNSRGFADQKENLLHEAVKFQDKIPRKSGMLKPSSPLREPRHPSPKWLVLLPVVLTLIATNNNDTKIVDAIADLCYTKWALEAFVIANAKRYSGAWLITRCGSLMTSGYDLNHWYRCLAFLILTGILFRAIAFFFMVTFQKK, encoded by the exons ATGCTTCAAAAAATGTTGAATCAAGAAGAAAATATGCATGAGGTTTTGGAGCATATCCTTAATCAACATAATGGTTCTGCTGTCAGCATACCGAACTTCCTTCCTCCTAAG ATAAAGCAGCTGTTGGCAGAATTAGCCATGGTTGAGGGTGAGATACTTAGACTTGAAGGCCAAATAAGCGAACTTCAAAAGAGTTTGAAACTTGAGCACGAGGTCACCAAGGAATCAAAGTCCAAACAATGGAAACATGGAACTCTAAGCAACCGTGTAGGTCGTTCATCACcaacaacaaacacaaaccacaTTAACAAAGTTG AGAAATTGGGAAATTCAAGAGGATTTGCTGATCAAAAGGAAAATCTTCTCCATGAGGCTGTTAAATTTCAGGACAAGATTCCAAGAAAAAGTGGGATGCTGAAGCCATCCTCACCCTTGCGTGAACCACGACATCCATCACCCAAG TGGTTAGTGCTTCTTCCAGTTGTTTTGACTCTCATAGCAACCAATAATAATGATACCAAAATTGTGGATGCTATTGCTGACTTATGCTACACAAAGTGGGCTTTGGAAGCATTTGTAATAGCAAATGCAAAAAG ATATTCTGGAGCGTGGCTAATAACACGCTGTGGTTCACTTATGACAAGTGGCTATGATCTCAATCATTGGTATCGTTGTTTGGCCTTCCTCATCCTTACTGGAATACTATTTCGCGCTATTGCATTCTTTTTTATGGTAACCTTCCAAAAGAAGTAA
- the LOC115950691 gene encoding uncharacterized protein LOC115950691 encodes MNAQLLKPFLKEEMEEAIKQMKPISAPGPDVLANRLKVILLAVVFENQSAFQAGRAIMDNIFMAFETLHYLKHHHNGKTGFTALKLDMSKAYDRVEWSYLETIMKRTGFAERWVNLILKCITTATKVGQIQGVSTYKKGPKLTHLFFADDSVVFCRASLDECKKIQALLDCYEKASGQKLNKNKTDLFFSKSIPVVVLDQIKESLGVQEIKQYEKYLGLPSLVGRNKKASLLYIKERVVAKLQGWNEQLLSQAEQEILLKAVVQAIPTYAMSCFKLLISLCNDIEALIRKFWWGAKSWLPNPHNKQVVSPRDFLGSDTLVSVLIVKDQLGWVNDAINNIFLPHKASLIKSIPLYLNDCEDKIFWPHNVDGSYSVRSGYRLLLKEDMRGSPLVSDLSPTKRIWKGIWSLKVPNRVKTLIWRAGTDSLPS; translated from the exons ATGAATGCCCAACTCCTAAAACCATTTCTCAAAGAAGAAATGGAAGAAGCCATCAAACAGATGAAGCCCATCTCAGCCCCAGGTCCTGACG TCTTAGCAAATAGACTTAAAGTCATTCTGCTTGCTGTTGTGTTTGAGAATCAAAGTGCCTTCCAAGCAGGAAGGGCTATCATGGACAATATCTTTATGGCCTTTGAAACTCTCCATTACTTAAAACACCATCATAATGGTAAGACGGGTTTCACGGCTTTGAAATTGGACATGAGCAAGGCCTATGACCGGGTTGAATGGAGTTATCTCGAAACTATTATGAAAAGAACAGGTTTTGCTGAGAGATGGGTTAATTTGATTTTGAAGTGCATTACAACA GCAACGAAAGTTGGGCAGATCCAGGGTGTTTCTACTTACAAAAAGGGTCCCAAATTGACTCATCTCTTCTTTGCGGACGATAGCGTGGTGTTTTGTAGAGCTTCCCTTGATGAATGTAAGAAAATTCAGGCATTGTTGGATTGTTATGAGAAGGCATCGGGGCAGAAGCTGAACAAGAACAAGACCGATTTATTTTTCAGCAAATCCATCCCTGTCGTCGTCCTGGACCAGATTAAAGAATCACTTGGGGTGCAAGAGATCAAACAATATGAAAAGTACCTAGGACTTCCATCTCTAGTAGGTAGAAACAAGAAAGCAAGCTTACTCTACATTAAAGAGAGGGTTGTGGCAAAGCTTCAGGGATGGAATGAGCAACTGCTTTCTCAAGCAGAGCAGGAAATTCTCCTCAAAGCAGTAGTCCAGGCAATCCCTACCTATGCAATGAGCTGCTTCAAACTCCTGATCTCCCTTTGCAATGATATTGAGGCTTTGATTAGGAAATTCTGGTGGGGGGCAAAGAG TTGGCTCCCTAACCCTCATAACAAGCAAGTGGTGTCGCCAAGGGACTTCCTCGGCAGTGACACCTTAGTCTCTGTTCTAATTGTCAAGGACCAACTTGGCTGGGTTAATGATGCAATCAACAACATCTTCCTGCCCCACAAAGCATCTTTAATCAAGTCGATCCCACTCTACCTTAATGACTGTGAAGATAAGATTTTTTGGCCTCATAATGTCGATGGCTCCTACTCAGTTAGATCTGGCTACAGACTCCTCTTGAAGGAAGATATGAGAGGCTCACCTTTAGTGTCAGATTTGTCTCCCACTAAGAGAATATGGAAGGGTATTTGGAGCTTAAAAGTTCCCAACAGAGTCAAAACACTCATCTGGAGGGCCGGGACAGATTCCCTTCCTTCATAA